From Eptesicus fuscus isolate TK198812 chromosome 14, DD_ASM_mEF_20220401, whole genome shotgun sequence, one genomic window encodes:
- the ABCF2 gene encoding ATP-binding cassette sub-family F member 2 encodes MPSDLAKKKAAKKKEAAKARQRPRKGHEENGDAVTEPQVAEEKNEGVNGQETTEVDLLSKELEDFEMKKAAARAVTGVLASHPNSTDVHIINLSLTFHGQELLSDTKLELNSGRRYGLIGLNGIGKSMLLSAIGKREVPIPEHIDIYHLTREMPPSDKTPLQCVMEVDTERAMLEKEAERLAHEDAECEKLMELYERLEELDADKAEMRASRILHGLGFTPAMQRKKLKDFSGGWRMRVALARALFIRPFMLLLDEPTNHLDLDACVWLEEELKTFKRILVLVSHSQDFLNGVCTNIIHMHNKKLKYYTGNYDQYVKTRLELEENQMKRFHWEQDQIAHMKNYIARFGHGSAKLARQAQSKEKTLQKMMASGLTERVVSDKTLSFYFPPCGKIPPPVIMVQNVSFKYTKDGPCIYNNLEFGIDLDTRVALVGPNGAGKSTLLKLLTGELLPTDGMIRKHSHVKIGRYHQHLQEQLDLDLSPLEYMMKCYPEIKEKEEMRKIIGRYGLTGKQQVSPIRNLSDGQKCRVCLAWLAWQNPHMLFLDEPTNHLDIETIDALADAINEFEGGMMLVSHDFRLIQQVAQEIWVCEKQTITKWPGDILAYKEHLKSKLVGEEPQLSRRTHNV; translated from the exons AAGTGGATTTGCTGTCCAAGGAGCTGGAGGACTTTGAGATGAAGAAAGCTGCTGCTCGAGCTGTCACTGGTGTCCTTGCCTCTCACCCCAACAGTACTGACGTCCACATTATCAACCTCTCCCTCACTTTTCATGGTCAAGAGCTGCTCAGTGACACCAAACTGGAATTAAACTCAGGCCGTCGTTATGGCCTCATTGGCTTAAATGGAATTG GCAAGTCCATGCTGCTCTCTGCCATTGGGAAACGTGAAGTGCCCATCCCTGAGCACATCGACATCTACCATCTGACTCGGGAGATGCCCCCTAGTGACAAGACACCCCTGCAGTGTGTGATGGAAGTCGATACAGAGCGGGCCATGCTGGAGAAGGAGGCTGAGCGGCTGGCTCACGAGGATG CGGAATGTGAGAAGCTCATGGAGCTCTACGAGCGTCTGGAGGAGCTGGATGCTGACAAGGCAGAGATGAGAGCCTCACGGATCTTGCACGGACTGGGTTTCACACCTGCCATGCAGCGCAAGAAACTAAAAGACTTCAGTGGAGGCTGGAGGATGAGGGTTGCCCTCGCCAG AGCTCTCTTCATTCGGCCCTTCATGCTGCTTCTGGACGAGCCCACCAACCACCTGGACCTCGATGCTTGTGTGTGGTTGGAAGAGGAACTAAAGAC TTTTAAGCGCATCCTGGTCCTCGTCTCCCATTCCCAGGACTTTCTGAATGGTGTCTGTACCAACATCATTCACATGCACAACAAGAAACTGAAGTATTATACG GGTAATTATGACCAGTATGTGAAGACACGGCTGGAGCTGGAGGAGAACCAGATGAAGAGGTTTCACTGGGAGCAAGATCAGATTGCGCACATGAAG AACTACATTGCTAGGTTTGGTCATGGCAGTGCTAAACTGGCACGGCAGGCCCAGAGCAAGGAGAAGACGCTACAGAAAATGATGGCATCAGGACTGACAGAGAGGGTCGTGAGCGACAAG acattgtcattttattttccaccATGTGGCAAGATCCCTCCACCCGTCATTATGGTGCAGAATGTGAGCTTCAAGTATACAAAAGATGGG CCTTGCATCTACAACAATCTAGAATTTGGTATCGACCTTGACACACGAGTGGCTCTGGTAGGGCCCAATGGAGCAGGGAAGTCAACTCTTTTGAAGCTGCTAACTGGAGAG CTATTACCCACAGACGGGATGATCCGAAAACACTCTCATGTCAAGATAGGGCGATACCATCAG CATTTACAAGAGCAGCTGGACTTGGACCTCTCCCCTTTGGAGTACATGATGAAGTGCTATCCAGAGatcaaggagaaggaagaaatgagGAAGATCATTGGGCGATATGGTCTCACTGGGAAGCAGCAG GTGAGCCCGATCCGGAACCTGTCTGATGGGCAGAAGTGCCGGGTGTGtctggcctggctggcctggcagaACCCCCACATGCTCTTCTTGGACGAGCCCACCAATCACCTGGATATTGAGACCATTGATGCCCTGGCTGATGCCATCAATGAGTTTGAGGGTGGTATGATGCTGGTCAGCCATGATTTCAGACTTATTCAGCAG GTAGCACAAGAAATTTGGGTCTGTGAGAAGCAGACAATCACCAAGTGGCCTGGAGACATCCTGGCCTACAAGGAGCACCTCAAGTCCAAGCTGGTGGGTGAAGAGCCCCAGCTTAGCAGGAGGACCCACAATGTGTGA